One Saprospiraceae bacterium DNA window includes the following coding sequences:
- a CDS encoding efflux RND transporter permease subunit yields MKIAEFSVRNPQFTFIIFCFVMALGIGALLNMPRAEDPKFAPPGYNIVIVYPGAGPAEIENKITDKVEARLGALENIDRMPSLSLNGLMILTIEFKHGEDADKKYEEVVREINALRPELPQDIYRITIQRFTSSDVAILQSAIVSENASYADLRREAERLEESLEKISGIKAADTWGFPKREARISLNLPKMAAEGIPVSRVLGALQSENVSIPGGAVNVGERQFFVETSGDYEDIEEIKNTVINGNNGQIVYLKDLAEVEWAYEEPRHLARINGVRSVWVTARMKDEQNIFNVGKEVEQKVAEWRSALPASMDYVKVFDQNDSVRKRLGRFAKDFGIAITLVLLTLLPLGWRAALVVMISIPLSISIGLFALDQMGYSLNQLSIVGLIIALGILVDDSIVVVENIERWLREGHSRVEAAILATKQIGLAVLGCTATLVLAFLPLVFLPEASGDFIRSLPLAVVLTVLASLFVSLTIVPFLSSRLLAEHHDPRGNIFLRGLKWLISGTYAKVLHLALAWPRLTMVAATVLFFAIVSLAGKAGFALFPASERPMFYIDVEMAAGTSLEQTNRTVQMVDSVLNEYTAPGFRSSEFGMKNALLTSLKAGEQPTTNNKQQTTKYSGGKAKITWYASNVGRGNPRIYYNVIREKEAADYGQVFVQLEDRTPPPVKIELLDELREKFKNTPGAVINVKNFEQGPPIEAPIVIRVFGENLDTLRRLAAQVETLISETEGTMYVDNPIATIKTDLQVITNKEKAATLGVPVVEVDRMVRLAIAGLNAGSFTYKTDGEEYNMTVTVPKEGAFATLDALKNLYVNNVFGKAVPLNQVAEMQFKPSPNFIQHYDKDRFTAVTAFVKSGYYAAEINGKIKEKLKAMTFPAGYRYVVAGEEESAQRSFGGMGTIVLLTIFGLLAVLILEFKTFRSTLIVLSVIPLGIIGAVLILLATGYPFSFTVVVGLIALMGIEVKNSILLVDFTNQLRAEGRSLDDAIQEAGEIRFVPILLTSLTAIGGLTPIAIEENPLYSPLAYVLIGGLISSTLLSRIVTPVLYKLLAPRVV; encoded by the coding sequence ATGAAAATCGCCGAATTTTCCGTCCGCAACCCCCAATTCACCTTCATCATTTTTTGCTTTGTCATGGCGCTCGGCATCGGGGCCTTGCTCAATATGCCCCGCGCCGAAGACCCCAAGTTCGCGCCGCCCGGCTACAACATCGTCATCGTGTATCCCGGCGCCGGGCCTGCCGAAATCGAGAACAAAATCACCGACAAGGTGGAAGCCCGCCTCGGCGCGCTCGAAAACATAGACAGGATGCCCTCGCTCTCGCTCAACGGCCTCATGATTCTGACCATCGAGTTCAAGCACGGCGAGGATGCCGACAAAAAGTACGAAGAGGTGGTGCGCGAAATCAACGCCCTCCGCCCCGAACTTCCGCAGGACATTTACCGCATCACCATTCAGCGATTTACGTCGTCGGACGTGGCGATTCTGCAAAGCGCGATTGTTTCTGAAAACGCCTCCTACGCCGACCTCCGCCGCGAGGCCGAACGTCTGGAAGAATCTTTGGAAAAAATAAGCGGCATCAAGGCCGCCGACACTTGGGGCTTCCCCAAACGCGAAGCCCGCATCAGCCTCAACTTGCCGAAAATGGCCGCCGAAGGCATCCCCGTAAGCCGCGTGCTGGGCGCTTTGCAAAGCGAAAACGTGTCCATCCCCGGCGGCGCGGTCAACGTCGGCGAGCGCCAGTTTTTTGTGGAAACCAGCGGCGACTACGAGGACATCGAGGAAATCAAAAACACCGTCATCAATGGCAACAACGGCCAAATCGTCTATCTCAAAGACCTCGCCGAGGTGGAATGGGCTTACGAAGAGCCGCGCCACTTGGCCCGCATCAACGGCGTGCGCAGCGTGTGGGTCACCGCCCGCATGAAGGACGAGCAAAACATCTTCAACGTCGGCAAAGAAGTGGAGCAAAAAGTGGCCGAATGGCGCAGCGCCTTGCCCGCCAGCATGGACTATGTGAAGGTGTTCGACCAGAATGACTCGGTGCGCAAAAGGCTAGGGCGCTTCGCCAAAGACTTCGGCATCGCCATCACGCTCGTGCTGCTCACACTGCTGCCCCTCGGCTGGCGCGCCGCGCTCGTGGTGATGATTTCCATCCCGCTCAGCATCTCCATCGGCCTTTTTGCCCTCGACCAAATGGGCTACTCTTTGAACCAACTTAGCATCGTCGGCCTCATCATCGCGCTCGGCATTTTGGTGGACGACAGCATCGTGGTGGTGGAAAACATAGAGCGATGGCTGCGCGAAGGACACAGCCGCGTGGAGGCGGCCATTCTCGCCACCAAACAAATCGGCCTCGCGGTGCTGGGCTGCACGGCCACGCTCGTTTTGGCCTTCCTGCCGCTCGTTTTTTTGCCCGAAGCGTCGGGCGATTTCATTCGCTCGCTGCCTTTGGCCGTCGTGCTCACGGTGTTGGCCTCGCTGTTCGTGTCGCTCACCATTGTGCCGTTTTTGAGCAGCCGCCTTTTGGCAGAACACCACGACCCACGCGGCAACATCTTCCTGCGTGGCCTCAAATGGCTCATTTCCGGCACCTATGCCAAAGTACTGCACCTCGCGCTCGCGTGGCCGCGCCTGACGATGGTGGCCGCCACCGTCCTCTTCTTCGCCATCGTGAGTTTGGCCGGAAAAGCGGGGTTCGCCCTCTTCCCCGCCAGCGAGCGCCCGATGTTTTACATTGACGTGGAAATGGCCGCCGGAACGAGTTTGGAACAAACCAACCGCACGGTGCAAATGGTTGATTCCGTGTTGAATGAATACACCGCGCCGGGTTTTCGCAGTTCCGAATTTGGAATGAAAAACGCCCTGCTGACTTCCTTAAAAGCAGGTGAACAACCAACAACGAACAACAAACAACAAACAACAAAGTATTCCGGGGGTAAAGCCAAAATCACTTGGTACGCCTCCAACGTCGGTCGCGGCAACCCGCGCATTTATTACAACGTGATTCGGGAAAAAGAGGCCGCCGACTACGGGCAGGTGTTTGTTCAATTGGAAGACCGCACGCCACCGCCCGTGAAAATCGAGTTGCTCGACGAGTTGAGGGAAAAATTTAAAAACACGCCCGGCGCGGTCATCAACGTCAAGAACTTCGAGCAGGGGCCGCCCATCGAAGCGCCCATCGTGATTCGGGTTTTTGGTGAAAACTTGGACACCCTGCGCCGTTTGGCCGCCCAAGTCGAGACCCTCATCAGCGAGACGGAAGGAACGATGTATGTGGACAACCCGATTGCGACCATCAAGACCGATTTGCAGGTCATCACCAACAAGGAAAAAGCCGCCACGCTCGGCGTGCCGGTGGTGGAAGTGGACCGCATGGTGCGGCTCGCCATCGCGGGGCTGAACGCCGGCAGTTTCACCTACAAGACCGACGGCGAGGAGTACAACATGACCGTCACCGTGCCGAAGGAAGGCGCGTTCGCCACCCTCGACGCGCTCAAAAACCTGTACGTCAACAACGTGTTCGGCAAGGCCGTGCCGCTCAACCAAGTCGCGGAAATGCAATTCAAGCCCTCGCCCAACTTCATCCAGCACTACGACAAAGACCGTTTTACCGCTGTCACGGCTTTTGTGAAAAGCGGCTACTACGCCGCCGAAATCAACGGTAAAATCAAGGAAAAACTGAAAGCCATGACCTTCCCCGCAGGTTATCGCTACGTCGTGGCGGGCGAGGAGGAGAGCGCGCAGCGTTCGTTCGGCGGCATGGGCACCATCGTTCTGCTGACGATTTTTGGCCTGCTGGCCGTGCTGATTTTGGAATTCAAGACCTTCCGAAGCACCCTCATCGTGCTGTCGGTCATTCCGCTCGGCATCATCGGTGCTGTGCTGATTTTGCTGGCGACGGGCTACCCGTTCTCGTTCACGGTGGTGGTCGGTCTCATCGCGCTCATGGGCATCGAGGTGAAAAACTCGATTCTGCTCGTGGATTTCACCAACCAACTCCGCGCCGAAGGTCGAAGTCTAGACGACGCGATTCAGGAGGCGGGCGAGATTCGCTTCGTGCCGATTTTGCTGACCTCGCTCACGGCCATCGGTGGCCTCACGCCCATCGCAATCGAGGAAAATCCGCTCTATTCGCCGCTGGCCTATGTCCTCATCGGCGGCCTTATTTCCTCGACTTTGCTCTCGCGCATCGTGACGCCGGTGCTGTACAAGTTGCTGGCGCCGAGGGTGGTGTGA